The DNA sequence GACGGCATCGGCTGGGTGCAGACCAGCGTGCCCTCGCTGTCGTCCGGCGTGCTGCGGATGTCGATCGCTGCACCCAGACAGCGGCACTGCACCTCGCCGCGCACGTTCGGCAGTGTCGGCAGCCCGCCGACGAAGGCACTGGCCATGGCGGTACTGCCGACGATGGCGGTGATCCAGATCGGCAGGCCGTTCACCGGCGGCAGGTGTTCCCACAGCCAGTCGCAGCACGCGGGGGACAGTGGCGAGCCGGCCGAGCCGATGGCGCGCAGCGCGGACAGGTCGGTGATGCGGCGCAGGTCGATGTTCGCCTGCAGGACGCCGGTGTGGAAGGCCGCGCTGGCACCGAAGAAGGTCACCCCGGTCTCGCCGACGAACTGCCACAGGCGCGTCCAGTCGGGCGATTCGGTGCTGCCGGCCGGGTGGCCGTCAAAGAGGCAGAGGGTGGTGCCGCCCAGCAGTCCGCCGACCTGCAGGTTCCACACCATCCCGCCGGTCGACGCGTACCAGTGGAACCGGTCGCCGGTATCGACCGTGGCGCCGAGGTTGTTGTGCAGCGTGTTGAGCTTGAGCGACTCCAGCACGATGCCGCCATGGCCGTGCACGATGGGCTTGGGCAGGCCGGTGGTGCCGCTGGCGTAGACGATCCACAGCGGGTGGTCGAAGGGCAGCCACTCGGGCTCGAACTCGGGATTGCCGGCCAGCAGCGGGCGCAGGTCGTAGGCGCGGCGGCCGGGCCGGGCGAACTCGTCGACCTCGGCGTCCTTGTCGAGGCAGGGCCAGAGCACCACATGCCCGACGCTGGGCAGGCCGTCCAGCAGGGCGTGGACCAGCGGCAGGCGGTCGTGGTCGCGGCCGCCGTAGGTGGTGCCGTCGCAGGCGATCAGCACCTTGGGTTCGATCTGGCGGAAGCGGTCGAGCACGGCCTGCGCGCCCATGTCCGGCGAACACACCGACCAGACCGCCCCGAGGCTGGCGCAGGCGAGGAAGGCGACCACCGTCTGCGGCGCATTGGGCAGGTAGGCCGCGACGCGGTCGTTGCGCTGCACGCCCATGCCGCGCAGTGCGACCGCCAGCGAGGCGACTTCTCGGCGCAGTTCCGACCAGCTCAGCGACAGCGTGCGGCCGGCGTCCTGCAGCATCTCGTTGCGGAACAGGATGGCCGGAATGTCGGCGCCGTGCGCGGCATCGGCATGGCGGAAGACCTGTCGGGCGTAGTTGAGCTGCGTCCCCGGGAACCAGACAGCGCCTGGCATGCGCGCGTCGGCCAGCGCCTGGGTCGGCGGCGTGGGCGACGCGATCTCGAAGTAGTCCCAGACCGATTGCCAGAACCCGTCCAGGTCGGTGACCGACCACTGCCACAGCGCATCGTAGGTGTCGAAGGTGCGCTGGCGGTTGCGGGTCAGCCAGTGGCGGTAGCGGGTGATCTGCGGCTCGGTGAGCACCATGTCGGATCCAATGTTGGCTGTTACAGCGAAAGATGCCAACTTTTTATCAGAAACGGGGCCATGTCGGCTATTTCGGTGTCAGTGTCTGCGGCGCTTCGATGTCGATGTACGGCCACCAGGTCAGCCAGAACGGCGCCCGCCGGTAGCCGATCACCTGCGGTTGCGTCAGGTCGGTGATGAGCCGGTGCACATGGAAGCGGTAGGGCGCGTAGGCCAGCAGCAGCCGGTTGGCTTCGCGGAAGGCCGCGAGTCGCTCGGGGCCGTCGGGCAGGGCGGTGATGCGCTCGTAGACCTGGTCGAACGCCGGCAGCTGGAAGCGCGCCATGTTGCCCTTGCCGACCGAGGCGCTGTAGCCGCACTCCAGCGCGCCCTGTCCGTCGGGCGAACCGGCGCTGGAACCGACGCGCCACAGCATGAACTTGCCCGCCCGCGTGGACTTGAGGTTCTCGCTCCACTGGCCGACCTTCAGCTCGACCTTCAGGCCCAGCGTGTCCAGGTTCTTCTTGTAGATCTCGTCGAGCTGGCGGCTGGTCTGGTCGGCCTGCGTCAGGATCACCAGCGTCAGCTTCGAGCCGTCCGGACGCTCGCGCCAGCCATCGCCGTCGCGGTCGACATAGCCCCAGGTGTCGAGCAGGGCGCGGGCGCGGGCGGGCTGGTATTCGCCGATCTCCGTGCGCAGCGCGGGGTCGTGCCCATAGGTGCCGGGCTGGATGCCAGCCTGCGCGGGCATGGCTTCACCCCGGCGGCCAAGGCGGATCTCGCGCTTGATGTCCAGCCCGAGGCTGATGGCGCGGCGCAGCGCCACCTGCTGCGGCGCCAGGCCGCCGATCAGCGGGTCCTCCATGTTGAAGACCGTCATCGTCACGTCCGAGCCGGCGATGCGGTACTTGCGGAGGCCCTTCTTCGCGAGGTGGGGCGCGAGTTCGCCCTTCACCAGCGCCTGCGGGATGTAGTCGGCCGGCACGCGCTCCAGCAGGTCCTGCTCGCCGTTGAGGAAGGCGAGCCAGCGCGGCTGCGCTTCCTCGATGATCGCCACCTCGACGCGGTCGAGCATCGGGATGCGCCGGCCCTTGAAGCGTGCCAGCAGCGCCTGGCCCTCGGGGTCGTCCGGGTTGGGCGTGGCGTCGTAGAAGCGCTCGCGGTAACCGGTGAAGCGCTCCATCACGATCATCGAGCTGCGCCGCCACTCGGCCAGCCGGAAGGGGCCGGTGCCGATCGGGTGCTCCATGACCTTGTCGCCGTAGAACTCGACCACCTCGCGCGCCATCGCTTCCATGCCGGCCAGCGTGTAGAGGAAACGTGGTCGAGACGCGCGCAGCCGGAAGCGCAGCGTGTAGCGGTCCAGCGCCTGCGCTCCGTCCACCGGCTGGTCGTAGTCGAACGGCTTCTTCGACTGGATCGCCGCGTCGCGCAGCGCCTGCAGGCCGAGGATCCCCTGCTCCTCCAGCGAGGTGTGGCCGGGGCTCTTGGTCGCGGGGTCGTAGTAGCGCTTGAGGGTGTAGATGTAGTCCTCGGCGGTCAGCTCGCGCGGCTGGCCCTTGAACGCCGGGTCGTCGTGGAACAGGATGCCGGGGCGGATCTTCAGCGTGAACGTGCGGTGGTCGTCGGCGATCTCGGGCAGCGCGACCGCCGTGCAGGGCCGGATCAGGAAGGGCCGCGCCAGGTGGTCGTACTCCAGCAGCGTCTCGAAGATGTGCGCGGCGATGGTGCGCGAGTAGATGTCGCTGAGCTGGGCCGGGTCGAAGCCGGTTTCCGCCGCGTTGAAGGCGTAGCGCAGCACCTTTGGTCTGGCCGCCGCTCCGGACTCGGCGGCATGCAGCCAGTCCGGCGTTCCCAGCAGTCCGGCACCGGCCGCCGCGGCGGTCAGCAGATCACGTCGCGTCGGATGCACGGGCGCTTCCTTGTTCGGGTGGAGGTTCAGCCGCGGGCGGCGTTGAGCTGGTCGCGGGTGGCGATCGCCACGCGGCGAGCGGCTTCGGCGAAGTCCTCGCCCTTGCTGGCGTAGAGCACCGCGCGCGAGCTGTTGACGACGATCGTGCCCGCCGCGGTCAGCCCGGCCTTCACCGTCGACTCCGCATCACCGCCTTGCGCGCCGACGCCGGGGATCAGCAGCGGCAGGGTCGGTGCGATCTCGCGCACGCGGGCGATCTCGGCCGGGAAGGTGGCGCCGACGACCAGCCCGATCTGGCCGGTGCTGTTCCACTCGGTCTGCGCGAGGTGCGCCAGGTGTTCGAACAGCCGCGGCTGGCCCGGCACGTCGGCCAGGCGCTGCATCTGCCAGTCGTTGCCGCCGGGATTGGAGGTGCGGCACAGCAGGATCACGCCCTTGTCCGCATAGGCCAGGAACGGCTCGATCGTGTCGCGGCCCATGAACGGCGACAGCGTGACGGCATCCGCCCGGTAGCGCACGAAGGCCTCGCGGGCGTACTGCTCGGCGGTCGAGCCGATGTCGCCGCGCTTGGCGTCCAGGATCACGGGCACGTCGGGCGCGACCGCCTTCATGTGCGCCATCAACTGTTCGAGCTGGTCCTCGGCGCGGTGCGCGGCGAAATAGGCGATCTGCGGCTTGAAGGCGCAGACGAGGTCCTTGGTCGCATCGACGATGGCGGCGCAGAAGTCGTAGATCTTCGACGCATCACCGGCCCAGGCGCCGGGGAACTTCGAGGGTTCGGGGTCGAGGCCGACGCACAGGAGGGAGTGGTTCTGCTGGGTGGCGCGGGCGAGCTGGGTGGTGAAGGTCATCGTCGTCGTCCGTCGATCAGCCGCCGATGCGCCGCGCCAGCGCCGCCGCCATCCCCGTGTAGCTCCCCGGCGTCATCGCCAGCAGCCGGTCCTTCTCGTGCTGCGGCAGCGCCAGATCGGTGACGAACCCGCGCATCAGCTCCGCCGTCATCGGCTGGCCGCGCGTGAACTTCTTGAGCTGTTCATACGGCTCCGGCAGGCTGTAGCGGCGCATCACCGTCTGGATCGGCTCGGCCAGCACTTCCCAGGCGTCGTCCAGGTCGTTCGCCAGCGCCGCGGCGTTCAGCTCCAGCTTGTCCAGCCCGCGCAGCAGGCTGTCATACCCCAGCAGCGCATAACCCAGCGCCACGCCCATGTTGCGCAGCACGGTCGAATCCGTCAGGTCGCGCTGCCAGCGGCTCACGGGCAGCTTCTGCGCCAGGTGCGTCAGCAGCGCGCTGGCCAGGCCGAAGTTGCCCTCGGCGTTCTCGAAGTCGATCGGGTTGACCTTGTGCGGCATGGTCGATGAGCCGACTTCGCCTTCCTTGGTCTTCTGCTTGAAGAAGCCCAGCGAGATGTAGCCCCACACGTCGCGCGACCAGTCGATCAGGATCGTGTCCACGCGCGTGAAGGCGTCGAACAGCTCGGCCATGTAGTCGTGCGGCTCGATCTGGATGGTGTACGGGTTGAAGGTCAGGCCGAGCGCACCTTCGATGACGTTGCGGCTGAAGCCTTCCCAGTCGTGCTCGGGATAGGCCGACAGGTGGGCGTTGTAGTTGCCGACCGCGCCGTTCATCTTGGCCAGCAGCTTCACGTCGGCGATGCGCGCGCGGGCGTTCTTCAGGCGCGCCACGACGTTGGCGATCTCCTTGCCGACGGTCGTCGGGCTGGCGGTCTGGCCGTGGGTGCGGCTGAGCATGGGCACGGCGGCGAACTGCTGCGCCTGCGCGGTCATCTTCGCGATCACCTTGTCCAGCATCGGCAGCATCACCTCGTCACGCGCGCTTTTCAGCATCAGCGCATGGCTGGTGTTGTTGATGTCCTCGCTGGTGCAGGCGAAGTGGACGAACTCGCCCATGCGCTCCAGTTCGGCGTGTCCGGCGATGCGGCGCTTGATCCAGTACTCGACCGCCTTCACGTCGTGGTTGGTGGTCTTCTCGATGTCCTTGATCGCCTGCGCGTCCTCTTCCTTGAAGTGGATGACGAGCGAGCGCAGCAGGCCGCGCGCAGCCTCGGACAGCGCCGGGAACTCGCTGAAGCCGGCGTCCGACAGTGCGATGAACCACTCGATCTCCACCTGCACGCGGCGGTGCATCAGGCCGAACTCGCTCAGCAGCGGGCGCAGGGCGGACACCTTGGCGGCATAGCGGCCATCGAGCGGCGACAGGGCGGTCAGGGGCGTGAACTGGGAGTGGGGCATGGTCGGACTCGATGGGCAATTGGGGCGCGCGGCATGCGCGAATGCAGCCGCTGATTTTACCGGGCTGCAATGCGAGAGCGGCCGCCGCCCCTCCCAGGGCGGCGGCCGCTGGCCGCGATGACGCGAATGGATCGATCAGAACGGCGTGTCGTAGAACTGCAGCAGCGGGCCTTCACCGGTGCCGGCGACCGGACCGGGAACCCCACCCGGACCCTGCATGGTCACGGTGACGGCAATCTTGTAGGCACCGGCCGGCGGCGCGCTCGCAGGTGGGAAGGCCAGATTGACGGTGTAGGTACATGGATCTGCGGCGACCAGCGGTGTCGAGACGGTGCTGCCGGGAAGCGTGCTGACTTCGCCGGATCCCATTTGTTCGAGATAAACCTTCACATCCCATTGACCGCCCATGAACCAGCCCATTGAGCCGCTGGTTTCCCAAGTGACCTGCACTCCCCAATCCTGGGTTCGGCGGATACAGGCGATCGGGTTGGGTACGGGTGGAAATACGCCACCGGCTCCCACTTCGGTGACAGTCGCCGTGGCAGTTGCCGGAATATTGAAGACCGGGAAACCTTCTTCGAAATCGATTGCAAACGGATTGGCCATGATGAACTCCTTGGAGACGTTGGTTGCTTGGTATCGGCAGACCTGTCGTTGCTCTGTCGATGGAGATGACTGTAGAAGTCCACCATTAGCTGCTGGATGGCTACACGATTACGTGGGTGATTAAGCGGATCGACTCTCCGGATTA is a window from the Sphaerotilus montanus genome containing:
- a CDS encoding AMP-binding protein — its product is MVLTEPQITRYRHWLTRNRQRTFDTYDALWQWSVTDLDGFWQSVWDYFEIASPTPPTQALADARMPGAVWFPGTQLNYARQVFRHADAAHGADIPAILFRNEMLQDAGRTLSLSWSELRREVASLAVALRGMGVQRNDRVAAYLPNAPQTVVAFLACASLGAVWSVCSPDMGAQAVLDRFRQIEPKVLIACDGTTYGGRDHDRLPLVHALLDGLPSVGHVVLWPCLDKDAEVDEFARPGRRAYDLRPLLAGNPEFEPEWLPFDHPLWIVYASGTTGLPKPIVHGHGGIVLESLKLNTLHNNLGATVDTGDRFHWYASTGGMVWNLQVGGLLGGTTLCLFDGHPAGSTESPDWTRLWQFVGETGVTFFGASAAFHTGVLQANIDLRRITDLSALRAIGSAGSPLSPACCDWLWEHLPPVNGLPIWITAIVGSTAMASAFVGGLPTLPNVRGEVQCRCLGAAIDIRSTPDDSEGTLVCTQPMPSMPSGFWCASDCAVRTPGGRLRLVPHPAHGYTGVVLPDHTDTQAANTATV
- a CDS encoding ABC transporter substrate-binding protein encodes the protein MHPTRRDLLTAAAAGAGLLGTPDWLHAAESGAAARPKVLRYAFNAAETGFDPAQLSDIYSRTIAAHIFETLLEYDHLARPFLIRPCTAVALPEIADDHRTFTLKIRPGILFHDDPAFKGQPRELTAEDYIYTLKRYYDPATKSPGHTSLEEQGILGLQALRDAAIQSKKPFDYDQPVDGAQALDRYTLRFRLRASRPRFLYTLAGMEAMAREVVEFYGDKVMEHPIGTGPFRLAEWRRSSMIVMERFTGYRERFYDATPNPDDPEGQALLARFKGRRIPMLDRVEVAIIEEAQPRWLAFLNGEQDLLERVPADYIPQALVKGELAPHLAKKGLRKYRIAGSDVTMTVFNMEDPLIGGLAPQQVALRRAISLGLDIKREIRLGRRGEAMPAQAGIQPGTYGHDPALRTEIGEYQPARARALLDTWGYVDRDGDGWRERPDGSKLTLVILTQADQTSRQLDEIYKKNLDTLGLKVELKVGQWSENLKSTRAGKFMLWRVGSSAGSPDGQGALECGYSASVGKGNMARFQLPAFDQVYERITALPDGPERLAAFREANRLLLAYAPYRFHVHRLITDLTQPQVIGYRRAPFWLTWWPYIDIEAPQTLTPK
- the pyrF gene encoding orotidine-5'-phosphate decarboxylase gives rise to the protein MTFTTQLARATQQNHSLLCVGLDPEPSKFPGAWAGDASKIYDFCAAIVDATKDLVCAFKPQIAYFAAHRAEDQLEQLMAHMKAVAPDVPVILDAKRGDIGSTAEQYAREAFVRYRADAVTLSPFMGRDTIEPFLAYADKGVILLCRTSNPGGNDWQMQRLADVPGQPRLFEHLAHLAQTEWNSTGQIGLVVGATFPAEIARVREIAPTLPLLIPGVGAQGGDAESTVKAGLTAAGTIVVNSSRAVLYASKGEDFAEAARRVAIATRDQLNAARG
- the purB gene encoding adenylosuccinate lyase; the protein is MPHSQFTPLTALSPLDGRYAAKVSALRPLLSEFGLMHRRVQVEIEWFIALSDAGFSEFPALSEAARGLLRSLVIHFKEEDAQAIKDIEKTTNHDVKAVEYWIKRRIAGHAELERMGEFVHFACTSEDINNTSHALMLKSARDEVMLPMLDKVIAKMTAQAQQFAAVPMLSRTHGQTASPTTVGKEIANVVARLKNARARIADVKLLAKMNGAVGNYNAHLSAYPEHDWEGFSRNVIEGALGLTFNPYTIQIEPHDYMAELFDAFTRVDTILIDWSRDVWGYISLGFFKQKTKEGEVGSSTMPHKVNPIDFENAEGNFGLASALLTHLAQKLPVSRWQRDLTDSTVLRNMGVALGYALLGYDSLLRGLDKLELNAAALANDLDDAWEVLAEPIQTVMRRYSLPEPYEQLKKFTRGQPMTAELMRGFVTDLALPQHEKDRLLAMTPGSYTGMAAALARRIGG